Proteins encoded within one genomic window of Phototrophicus methaneseepsis:
- a CDS encoding ATP-grasp domain-containing protein — translation MTKTIGILGGGPLAKLTAQAAMQLGLNVRIFTTSDDDVACQAVPQTFVGSYTDEALLGVFAANCDVITVLDGRVPTATISNLMQSGKVVAPDASTHGWLSDRLEQRRHWQQARYDLPRFHRVSVGTDVLEAAQEFGFPVILKKRFADTDGLDRAWVRRAQDIEPVLTRWQGEPLLVDAPISGVRELAVTVVRAADGEIYTYPVVQVNRQHEQIFSVMCPAPIDEATAVHAVELARDLAEHMGTMGVLSVFMVELPQNLVMLSEVAYGPHPVANYTHEGIITSQAENHVRAVMGWPLGDVYQIAPATATVNVIDQMGTAALNLQDGLQTGGAHIHIYGYKSSYAGRILGHITTLGYEADGAEKVGRLALSRLLPTEE, via the coding sequence ATGACGAAAACGATTGGGATATTGGGTGGTGGCCCACTGGCAAAATTGACCGCACAGGCGGCTATGCAGTTGGGGCTAAATGTCAGGATATTCACCACATCAGATGATGACGTTGCCTGCCAGGCCGTGCCACAGACGTTCGTAGGTAGCTACACCGATGAGGCGCTGCTCGGTGTTTTTGCGGCCAATTGTGATGTGATCACGGTATTAGATGGGCGTGTGCCTACAGCGACAATCAGTAATCTGATGCAAAGTGGCAAAGTGGTGGCGCCAGATGCATCAACCCATGGTTGGTTGAGTGATCGTTTGGAGCAGCGCCGTCACTGGCAGCAGGCGAGGTATGATTTGCCGCGCTTTCATCGTGTGAGTGTTGGGACAGATGTATTAGAGGCTGCGCAGGAATTTGGGTTCCCTGTGATCCTCAAAAAACGCTTTGCAGATACAGATGGCCTTGACAGGGCCTGGGTGAGACGGGCACAGGATATTGAGCCGGTTCTGACGCGTTGGCAGGGAGAGCCATTGCTGGTTGATGCGCCAATCAGTGGTGTGCGTGAATTGGCTGTGACTGTGGTGCGTGCGGCTGATGGTGAGATTTACACGTATCCTGTCGTACAGGTTAACCGTCAGCATGAGCAGATTTTCTCCGTGATGTGCCCGGCCCCCATTGACGAAGCCACGGCAGTGCATGCCGTTGAACTGGCGCGTGACCTGGCTGAGCATATGGGGACAATGGGTGTGCTGTCTGTCTTCATGGTGGAGCTGCCACAAAACCTGGTCATGCTGAGTGAAGTGGCTTATGGGCCGCATCCTGTAGCGAACTATACGCACGAGGGCATCATCACATCCCAGGCTGAAAATCATGTGCGGGCTGTTATGGGCTGGCCCCTGGGGGATGTCTACCAGATTGCCCCGGCAACAGCGACCGTCAATGTTATTGACCAGATGGGGACTGCTGCACTCAACTTGCAAGATGGCTTGCAGACAGGCGGCGCTCATATCCATATTTATGGCTACAAATCGTCATATGCTGGGCGGATATTGGGTCATATCACAACCTTGGGCTACGAAGCCGATGGTGCTGAAAAAGTCGGGCGGCTGGCGTTAAGTCGCTTGCTGCCGACAGAGGAATAG
- a CDS encoding phosphomannomutase/phosphoglucomutase, with translation MTQVDHSIFRKYDIRGVAIGENPQLSPELARLVGQALGTYLPKTFNTERVFVGSDNRVTSAPIREAMIQGLLSTGMNVTDIGEVITPTVYFASATYGENGAGVQITGSHLTTEYNGIKMAYGPLALSGDRIQALLEIIETDAFATGEGQLEKDYDMINKHMDKISTMVTMDRKLKVVVDAGNGLIGGYIPQVLEKLGVEVVCLFCEPDGTFPNHLPNPEDPEMTKDLEAKVIEVGADCGLAFDGDSDRAGFIDEHGHHIAADKLLAVLARDLLSRQPGASIVFDVKASQALPDMIKQYGGVPVMWKTGHSLMKLKMHEIGSPLGGEVSGHLFIGENYYGFDDAPLVALKALSIFSKSDKSVSEIFDEFPKLYATPEIILSAPDNLKFGMIDEMVEVFSEKYEVVTLDGVRAAFDNGWGMVRASNTQPAITLRFESYSKEDLVKYMKIFKEQLDKHPEVDQSKLIAQIEQFSS, from the coding sequence ATGACGCAAGTAGATCATTCTATTTTTCGAAAATATGATATTCGTGGCGTAGCCATTGGAGAAAATCCGCAACTCTCACCGGAGTTGGCTCGTTTGGTCGGGCAGGCGTTGGGTACTTATTTGCCCAAGACGTTCAATACCGAGCGGGTATTTGTAGGCAGCGACAACCGTGTGACCTCCGCTCCCATACGCGAAGCGATGATCCAGGGTCTGCTTTCTACGGGGATGAACGTCACAGATATTGGCGAAGTCATCACCCCGACCGTTTATTTTGCCTCAGCTACTTATGGCGAAAATGGTGCGGGCGTGCAGATCACGGGTAGCCACCTGACCACAGAATATAATGGTATCAAGATGGCTTATGGCCCGCTGGCACTCTCCGGCGATCGTATTCAGGCGCTGCTTGAGATCATCGAGACGGATGCATTCGCTACGGGCGAAGGCCAGCTCGAAAAAGATTATGACATGATCAACAAGCACATGGATAAGATCAGCACCATGGTGACGATGGACCGCAAGCTGAAGGTCGTCGTTGACGCGGGTAATGGTCTGATTGGTGGTTACATTCCCCAGGTGCTTGAAAAATTGGGCGTGGAAGTGGTGTGCTTATTCTGTGAGCCGGATGGTACCTTCCCGAACCACCTGCCCAACCCTGAAGACCCTGAAATGACCAAAGACCTTGAAGCCAAAGTGATTGAAGTTGGCGCTGATTGTGGTCTGGCATTTGATGGCGATAGTGATCGCGCCGGGTTCATTGATGAGCATGGGCATCATATTGCGGCGGATAAGCTGCTGGCTGTTCTGGCGCGTGATTTGCTCTCACGTCAGCCAGGTGCTAGCATCGTCTTCGATGTCAAAGCCTCGCAGGCTCTGCCGGATATGATCAAGCAGTATGGCGGTGTGCCCGTGATGTGGAAGACGGGCCATAGCCTGATGAAGCTCAAGATGCATGAGATTGGCTCGCCGCTGGGTGGTGAAGTCAGTGGGCACCTTTTCATCGGCGAAAATTACTATGGCTTCGATGATGCGCCCCTGGTCGCCTTGAAGGCCCTTTCGATCTTCTCCAAGTCCGATAAATCGGTTTCGGAAATCTTTGACGAATTCCCCAAGCTTTATGCGACGCCGGAAATTATCCTCTCTGCGCCGGATAATCTCAAATTCGGTATGATTGATGAGATGGTAGAAGTGTTCAGCGAAAAGTACGAAGTCGTCACGCTTGATGGTGTGCGTGCTGCCTTCGATAATGGCTGGGGTATGGTCCGTGCCAGTAATACGCAGCCAGCAATCACCCTGCGTTTTGAGTCATACTCCAAAGAAGATCTCGTTAAATACATGAAGATTTTCAAAGAACAGCTCGACAAACATCCTGAAGTTGATCAGTCCAAGCTCATTGCCCAGATTGAACAATTCAGCAGCTAG
- the purU gene encoding formyltetrahydrofolate deformylase, protein MVDQPSSAILLVSCPDQPGLVAAITQFIFQHQGNILHLDQHVDQQENVFFMRVEWDMVGFELSRDAVAQAFQPIGDRYQMHWRLHFSDERLKMVLFVSKQAHALYDILSRWQSGEFAVDIPMIISNHADLESVAKQFDIPFHMISVKGDKKEAEQAQLDLLDRIQPDFIVLARYMQIVSDAFIQHYENRIINIHHSFLPAFIGARPYHQAYARGVKIIGATSHYVTADLDAGPIIEQDVARVTHKDSVRDMIRKGQDLEKTVLSRAVYYHLQHRVLVYHNKTVVFA, encoded by the coding sequence ATGGTCGACCAACCTTCTTCAGCAATTTTGCTCGTTTCTTGCCCTGACCAGCCTGGTTTAGTGGCTGCAATCACGCAATTTATCTTCCAGCATCAAGGGAATATCCTGCACCTGGACCAGCATGTTGACCAGCAAGAGAATGTTTTCTTCATGCGGGTTGAGTGGGATATGGTGGGCTTTGAGCTATCGCGCGATGCTGTCGCGCAGGCCTTCCAGCCAATAGGGGATCGCTATCAAATGCATTGGCGGCTTCACTTCAGCGATGAACGTTTGAAGATGGTGTTGTTCGTCAGTAAGCAGGCTCATGCCCTATATGATATTCTCTCTCGCTGGCAATCGGGCGAGTTCGCGGTGGATATACCGATGATCATTAGCAATCACGCTGATCTGGAATCCGTCGCGAAGCAGTTTGATATTCCTTTTCACATGATCTCTGTGAAAGGGGATAAGAAAGAAGCTGAACAAGCACAATTGGATTTGCTAGATCGCATTCAGCCAGATTTCATCGTATTGGCACGCTATATGCAGATCGTTTCAGACGCGTTTATTCAGCACTACGAAAACCGCATTATCAACATTCATCATTCGTTCTTGCCGGCTTTTATTGGCGCGCGACCCTATCATCAGGCATACGCGCGCGGTGTTAAGATCATCGGAGCGACCAGCCACTACGTCACTGCTGACCTGGACGCAGGCCCTATTATTGAGCAGGATGTGGCCCGTGTGACGCATAAGGATAGCGTGCGCGATATGATCCGTAAGGGGCAAGACCTGGAAAAGACGGTTCTCTCGCGGGCAGTTTATTATCATCTGCAACATCGAGTGCTGGTTTACCACAATAAGACTGTTGTCTTCGCCTGA
- the tnpA gene encoding IS200/IS605 family transposase translates to MSKSLAHTKWMCKYHIVFTPKYRRKVIYNQYKASIVEILKDLCKWKGVEIIEGNARIDHIHLLVSIPPKYSVSVIMGYLKGKSATMIFDRHANLKYKFGNRHFWARGYYVSTVGLNEATIAKYVREQEKHDQMMDRISTKEHDDPFRG, encoded by the coding sequence ATGAGCAAAAGTCTAGCACACACGAAATGGATGTGTAAGTATCACATCGTGTTCACGCCCAAGTACCGACGGAAAGTAATCTACAACCAGTACAAAGCCAGTATTGTGGAGATATTGAAGGATTTGTGCAAGTGGAAAGGCGTGGAGATCATAGAGGGAAACGCCCGAATCGATCACATCCATCTGTTAGTATCGATCCCACCCAAATATAGCGTGTCGGTTATCATGGGCTATCTGAAAGGCAAGAGTGCCACGATGATCTTTGACCGCCATGCGAATCTAAAATACAAGTTCGGGAATCGGCATTTCTGGGCGCGAGGCTACTACGTAAGCACAGTAGGACTGAATGAAGCGACGATCGCAAAGTACGTGCGTGAGCAAGAGAAACACGATCAAATGATGGATCGGATCAGCACAAAAGAGCATGACGACCCCTTTAGGGGTTAG
- a CDS encoding class I SAM-dependent methyltransferase, translating to MTDHFKNIYANKADLYDRMVAREDQHGNLFSALNEIHDLAGATAVDLGAGTGRVTRLLSFQVAQVIGFDMAPAMLAVAREQLELTGMDNWALAVAQNEAIPLANDSVDVVVEGWSFGHAVGWYPDDWRDRIGAMLSEMARVVRPGGTLILLETLGTGRKSPEPPTEGLAELYAWWEGEQGFQHRWIRTDYQFESVAEADELTRFFFGDDLADSLVEKNQVLLPECTGIWWKQV from the coding sequence ATGACAGATCATTTTAAGAATATCTACGCAAATAAAGCCGATTTGTATGATCGCATGGTCGCCAGGGAAGACCAGCATGGCAACCTGTTCTCAGCATTGAATGAGATTCACGATCTGGCGGGTGCAACGGCTGTTGATTTGGGTGCTGGCACAGGCCGTGTGACGCGCTTGTTGAGCTTCCAGGTGGCCCAGGTCATTGGCTTTGATATGGCCCCGGCTATGCTGGCGGTCGCGCGAGAACAGCTTGAACTCACAGGTATGGATAACTGGGCGCTGGCTGTCGCGCAGAATGAGGCGATTCCCTTAGCAAATGACAGCGTCGATGTGGTTGTAGAGGGCTGGAGCTTTGGGCATGCTGTGGGATGGTACCCTGATGATTGGCGTGATCGCATTGGGGCCATGCTTTCAGAAATGGCGCGTGTTGTTCGCCCAGGGGGTACGCTCATCCTGCTGGAAACACTCGGTACGGGCCGTAAATCGCCGGAGCCGCCGACGGAAGGTCTGGCAGAACTTTATGCATGGTGGGAAGGCGAACAGGGCTTTCAGCATCGTTGGATACGGACTGATTACCAATTTGAAAGCGTGGCCGAAGCCGACGAATTAACGCGCTTCTTCTTCGGTGATGACCTTGCGGATAGCCTTGTCGAGAAAAATCAGGTCCTCCTGCCGGAATGTACGGGCATTTGGTGGAAGCAGGTCTAA
- a CDS encoding pseudouridine synthase: MPVTVLRFWKPYQVLTKFTDAEGRATLADYISQEGVYAAGRLDYDSEGLLILTDDGTLNARLTQPRYEHPRTYWAQVERVPDESALAQLRQGVEIKGGLTRPAQVRLIAEPDLPPRPVPIRYRKNVPTAWIELTLTEGRNRQVRRMTAAVGHPTLRLVRWAVGDMTLVGLEPGQWQPLSTTEVDALQRSIRKLKR, encoded by the coding sequence TTGCCTGTGACTGTGCTGCGCTTTTGGAAGCCCTATCAGGTGCTCACGAAATTTACAGATGCCGAAGGCCGCGCAACGCTGGCGGATTATATCTCCCAGGAAGGTGTCTATGCGGCTGGACGTCTGGATTATGATAGTGAGGGGTTGCTCATCCTGACTGATGACGGCACACTGAATGCTCGTCTGACGCAGCCACGTTATGAACATCCGCGCACCTACTGGGCGCAGGTCGAGCGCGTTCCTGATGAATCCGCGTTGGCGCAGTTGCGCCAGGGGGTGGAAATTAAAGGGGGTCTGACGCGGCCTGCGCAGGTCCGTCTGATTGCTGAGCCAGATTTGCCACCGCGCCCTGTGCCGATTCGCTATCGTAAAAATGTGCCCACAGCGTGGATTGAACTGACGCTGACGGAAGGTCGTAATCGGCAGGTCCGGCGTATGACCGCCGCTGTCGGCCATCCGACGCTGCGACTCGTGCGTTGGGCTGTTGGGGATATGACGCTAGTGGGGTTGGAGCCAGGGCAATGGCAGCCTTTGAGCACGACTGAAGTCGATGCATTACAGCGCAGCATCCGTAAGCTCAAACGCTAG
- a CDS encoding alpha/beta hydrolase, protein MLRRIFASILSFFSFMVGLIIALPPMSFRQWAPQMAASEAGWVAAIAGAMGLALKPNRRRTIVLAGLGIWLTMRPYRQFWRGFRENDEAMRIGLGVRYLDEIAPDVRPYLQSEPLSITRLPSLSLNMTQAEIIPDVVFRETETRILKLDVYRPKTAPLRETGYPAIITIHGGSWRSGNKGQYFNNMYQRLTEQGYAFFDIQYRFSQEAHWPAQYEDVAAALEWVVEHAEEYGVDASRIALLGRSAGGFLALHAAYRAAPELGIKAVVAYYSPIDLRLWPLDPGSVGVQLMGGLPHEMPERYSDAAVTSHLHESCPPTMLIHGRKDSVVPILHSQVLREALDDVHVPSVLLSVPWGQHGFDGILGGPGAQMTDYHLERFLAWALYKDD, encoded by the coding sequence GTGCTGCGACGAATTTTTGCATCCATACTCAGCTTCTTCTCTTTTATGGTTGGCCTCATTATTGCCTTACCGCCTATGTCATTCCGTCAATGGGCACCCCAGATGGCCGCTTCTGAAGCGGGCTGGGTTGCAGCCATCGCTGGCGCGATGGGTTTGGCTCTTAAACCGAATCGTCGTAGGACGATTGTGCTGGCCGGGTTGGGTATCTGGCTGACCATGCGGCCTTATCGCCAGTTCTGGCGCGGCTTCAGGGAAAATGATGAGGCGATGCGGATCGGCCTGGGTGTGCGCTACCTGGATGAGATTGCCCCAGATGTTAGGCCTTATTTACAATCAGAACCTTTATCGATTACGCGCTTGCCTTCTCTTAGTCTTAATATGACGCAAGCTGAGATTATTCCAGATGTCGTATTCCGAGAAACAGAGACGCGTATTCTAAAGCTTGATGTCTATCGTCCGAAGACGGCCCCACTGCGCGAGACAGGTTACCCCGCCATTATTACGATCCATGGGGGTAGCTGGCGATCTGGCAATAAGGGGCAGTACTTTAACAATATGTATCAGCGGCTGACGGAGCAGGGTTACGCCTTCTTCGATATTCAATATCGGTTTTCGCAAGAGGCCCATTGGCCTGCTCAATATGAGGATGTGGCGGCTGCATTAGAATGGGTCGTTGAGCATGCCGAGGAATATGGCGTAGACGCAAGCCGCATTGCACTGTTAGGGCGCTCTGCGGGTGGCTTCCTGGCTTTGCATGCTGCTTACCGTGCCGCGCCGGAACTGGGCATAAAAGCAGTCGTTGCCTATTATTCGCCCATTGATTTGCGCTTATGGCCGCTGGACCCTGGTTCGGTGGGTGTGCAGTTGATGGGGGGCTTACCGCATGAAATGCCAGAACGGTATTCCGATGCGGCAGTGACATCGCATCTGCATGAAAGTTGCCCGCCAACGATGCTGATACACGGACGAAAAGACAGCGTAGTGCCGATCTTGCATTCGCAGGTCCTGCGTGAGGCTTTAGACGATGTCCACGTGCCATCTGTCTTGCTGAGCGTGCCCTGGGGGCAGCACGGCTTTGATGGCATCCTCGGTGGGCCTGGTGCACAAATGACGGACTATCATCTGGAGCGATTCTTGGCTTGGGCATTGTATAAAGATGATTAG